From the genome of Chelonoidis abingdonii isolate Lonesome George chromosome 25, CheloAbing_2.0, whole genome shotgun sequence, one region includes:
- the LOC116836593 gene encoding olfactory receptor 11A1-like: protein MAKPEQGNQTLLTEFILLGFGNLPELQILLFLLFLIIYIVTVAGNVLIIALVVADQQLHTPMYFFLGNLSCLETCYTSTILPRMLASLLTGDRTISVSSCLTQYYFFGFLAVAECCLLAVMSYDRYLAICKPLHYEVLMHGRSCLQLAVGTWISSSLAADITVFLMQQLTFCGPNEIDHFFCDFIPVIKLSCSDTRMMELITTMLAAMCTLPPFLLTLATYVCIITTTLRIPSTIGWQNAFSTCSSHLIVVSIFYGTIMIVYMLPKTDTLRDLDKVFSVFYTVVTPMVNPLIYSLSNREVKEALGKIVTKYSAIKRIQTILP, encoded by the coding sequence ATGGCAAAACCAGAGCAGGGAAATCAAACACTTCTCACAGAATTCATCCTGCTAGGATTTGGGAATCTTCCTGAGCTAcaaattcttctcttcctcctgtttCTCATCATCTACATTGTGACTGTGGCTGGGAATGTCCTCATCATTGCACTAGTTGTGGCTGATCAGCaacttcacacccccatgtacttcttcctgggaaacttgtcctgcttggagacctgctacacctcCACAATCCTGCCTAGGATGCTGGCCAGTCTCCTGACTGGGGACAGAACCATTTCCGTTAGCAGCTGCCTCACACAATATTATTTCTTTGGTTTCCTGGCAGTTGCAGAGTGTTGTCTCCTGGCAGTGATGTCCTATGATCGATATTTAGCGATATGCAAACCTCTGCATTATGAAGTCCTTATGCATGGCAggtcctgcctccagctagcagTTGGCACTTGGATAAGTAGTTCTCTGGCTGCTGATATAACAGTATTTTTAATGCAACAATTAACTTTCTGCGGCCCTAATGAAATTGATCATTTCTTTTGTGACTTCATCCCAGTAATAAAACTCTCTTGCAGTGACACACGTATGATGGAGCTTATCACTACCATGCTGGCTGCTATGTGCACTCTCCCACCATTTTTATTAACACTGGCAACATACGTCTGTATCATCACCACCACCCTGCGAATCCCTTCCACCATCGGGTGGCAAAAtgccttttccacctgctcctctcatCTCATCGTGGTGTCAATTTTCTATGGGACCATAATGATTGTCTACATGCTACCAAAAACTGACACACTGAGAGACCTGGACAAAGTGTTCTCTGTCTTCTACACAGTCGTGACTCCCATGGTCAACCCCCTCATATACAGCCTGAGCAACAGAGAGGTCAAAGAGGCCCTGGGAAAAATTGTCACTAAATATTCTGCTATCAAAAGGATTCAGACCATCCTGCCATAG